The genomic segment CACGAGCCCTTGCCTTCCACAGGAAGCAAATCCAGCTTGACGGCGAAAAAGAACATCAATAAATAACCGAGCCAAAACTGCGGAATGGACGCCCCGAAATACGAGAGCCCTCTGCTGAAATGATCAATCGGGCTGTTCTTATAAATGGCCGACAAAAAGCCAAGCGGGATGCTGACGAGCATCGCAAACAAAATGCTGCTGACGGCGAGCTGCACCGTCGCGGGCATTTTCGATACGACGTCCTCCCATACCGGTTCATTCGTCATATACGATGTTCCAAAATCAAGCTGCGCCATCTTGACGACCGTGCGCCCATATTGGACGAGCAGCGGCTGATCCAAGCCAAATTCATGTCTCTTCTCAGCGAGCAGCTCCTCCGTCGGATGAATGTGGGCGGCCGTTAAATAAGCTTCCGCCGGGTCTACAGGCGATACCTGAATCAGTACGAACGTAATAAGAATGGCAAAAAGAATGATGGGGACGATTGCGAGCAATCGCCTCCCGATATAGCTAATCATGGATTGCCTCCCTGCTGGCTGCTTGCTGCTTATTACTGGTTAATGTTTATTCCTTCAAATGGATTTTCGTCCCGATTCGCAGGGAACGCAAAGTCCGTTACCTTGTTTTGAAGCACTACCGTTTTCTTAATATAGGAAATTGGCACAATCGCCGATTGCTCCTGCAGCGTCAGCAAGATGGTGCTGTACAGCTGCTGGCGCTTCGTCTCATCCGTCGAGGCAAGCGCTTCATGGATTTGCTGATCCAGCTCCTGCTTCATTGGCAAGCCGGAGTTGGCTTCGGATACGCCCCAGCCTTTCTCAGCTACAACGTTAATGAAGGAATGCGGATCATACGGCGCGCCATAGTTGTACCAGAAATCAAGGTCAAATTCGCCCGCTTTCCGGCGCTGAATTTGCGTCGTGAGCTCAAGCCCCGTTATGTTCAGCTTCACGCCGATCGCACTCCATTCGGCTTGCATCGTTTCAGCCATCGCTTTTTGAATCGGATCTGTCTTATCGAAAATCAATTCCAGCTCTAATGCCTGTCCATCCTTCTCGCGAACGGCTTTGCCAGAAGGCAGCTTCCAGCCTGCTTCATCCAAGTAAGCAGCCGCTTTATCCGTATTGTATTCGACAGGTTGTACGTCGATATTCGTATAAGGGAAGTTTTTGGACAAAATCGTATCCGCCTTTTCCTCAAGGCCGAGCGTAATGCCTTCAACCATCGCCTGCTTGTTAAAGCCAGCCTGAAGGGCCAGACGCACCCGCAAATCGGAAAGCTTGTCATTCGTTGTATTCAGCAGAAGACTTCTTGTTCCGACCGGCTCGGACAATTGGGTTGCATACTTGCCGGATTCTTTCAAACTATTAAAGGCATCCATGCTGATGACACCTTCTCCATAAATCAAATCGAGCTCGCCTTTTTCAAAAGCCAATACACGGGTTTCCGCGTCAGGAATGATTTTGACGGTGATTTTATCGATTTTTGGACTTTCGCCCCAATAATTCGGGTTGCGCGTAAATACGGCATATTCGTCCTTCTTGTATTCAGCCAGCATCCACGGGCCTGTTCCAACCGGCTCTTTAATTCCTTTAGAAGTGTCTCCATCATCCGGGAAACCGGCTTCACCCAAGAAACGAACGGGGCGAACGAGCGAAAGATCCTGAATAGCCGGATAATACGCCTGCTTCAGCGTCATTTTAAAGGTATATTCGTCTACGACCTCCGTCTTGTCGAGAACGTTGATAACGCCAAGCCAGCTGTGCAGGCTCGGATTTTTCATAACCGCATCAAAATTTTTCTTCACGATCGCGGCATTAAAAGCCGTTCCGTCGGAAAACTTCACATTTTGACGAAGCTTGAATGTATATTCTTTGCCATCCTCCGAAATCGTCCATGATTCAGCCAGCATCGGCTCAAGCTTGCCCCCTGCTTTATAGCTGACCAACGGCTCATAAATCATCGATTGGGCAAATAGCTGCGAAGGATTATATGTGTGTGGGTTCATCGTTCCAATATCACGCGGCCAAGATAACGTAATGGCCTTTTCCGTTACGACTGCTGCGTTTTCAGTAGTTCCACTGCTAGCGCTTGGCGCCGCTTCCTGCTTCGTACATGCCATAAGCACGGTTGATACGAGGAAAATCGTAGCTGCGATAGATAGGAGCGTTTTCTTGGTCGTTCTAATCATGTTGTCGTTGTCTCCGTTTCGATTCAGTAATAATGATTCTCATTAATAATAGTGAAAAGCTTATAGGCTGTCAATGCGCATCATCCTTAATAAAGTGAAAAAAGGCAATCGGGCCTCATTCAAGGTCCAATTGCCTGACTTGTTATTTGCTGCTTGTTTTTGCATTTGCATGGGAAGGCTACGCTGCGAGCCGTTCTCTAGCAAGCTTTCTGAATTTAAGATAAGACATCACGCGCCAAGGAATGATATAGGAAAAGGCGATCACCATAAACAAGGCGGCGAACGTTTCCGGATCGAGCATCGACACATAATTCCGCAGCAGCAGGCGAATGCCCAAAATCGCTAGAAAAGCGACGATGAAGCCCCGATTCTTTTTCGCATAAATTTGCTGATCCTCGCGCACCTCATAATTAGTCGTCCAGATGAGCGGTATCGACAGCGCTAAGCCGATCACGATAGCGAGGAGCCACTCAAGCAGCGGCGCATGGATATGAGGATTGAGGAAAATCATGAAGCCCGGCAGCATGAAAAGAAGGGGAAGCAGCAAACGTATGCCGCTGCCGCGAATCGGACGATAAAAGCTGCGCGTCCTCCTCCATAAAATCAATCCCGCGATTAAAATAATAAATACATACACAGAGCCGTTCATGCTCACACCGCTTTCTTTAAAGGAATAGATCGTTTTAATTATAAACGTTCATCAGCTGAACTTCTATACGCTCCTAAACGCTCATGTTATACTTCATGAATATTAAAATTTCACATGGGAAGCAGTAGAGTCGGTTAACGAAAGCACTGTTCAACATCAGATTGGAGATTGTCATGTTTGGATACGGCAAGGCCATCAAGCAGCTTGCGCCCGCTGCAAAATGGCTGATTTTTAGCGAAATATGCTTCGGAATGACCATGGGGCTGTCGAGCCTTGTGCTTAATTTATATTTTCTGTCAAAAGGTGTGAATGAAGAGGCAATTGGCCACCTGACATCGGTCAGCACCTTAATTGGAGGAGCCGTCGGCATTCCCGCCAGCATGCTGGCAGGTCGTCTGGGACGAAAGCGAATTATGGTGAGCGGCATCTGCATGATGTCTGGCAGCTTTGCGCTGTTTGCTATGAGCGATCACTTGCTTCTATATTATGGCGCTCAAGCTATGCTGTCCTGCGGCATCGTATTTATTGTTGCGACGGAAACCCAGCTGTTGTTTCAATATAATCGTTCCCGGGAAGCGGAGACGCAGGCTTACAGCCTGTTTCTGGCTGTGTTTATGTTTTTCAACATCGGCGGCACGCTGCTTGGCGGGTATTTGCCCCGCTGGCTCGGCACGCCAGCGGACCATTATGAGCCGCAGCTGTGGCTGGCGTCTATGTTCATGCTGCTGCTCGCGATCATTCGCGGATGGAAGCTGCCTTCTGACCGCCAAGCTGCTGTGAAGAAGGCAACGCAGGAAGCACAGCAGCGGGGGATTGGCCCACAGGATACAGCGAAGGATCGGAAAGCTGGAGCTGGCAGCAGCGAGCATCGGGCAGCAGTTGGTAAAGCATCCGATTCGCGCAAATTTGCCCATTCGCTTACCCGTCTACTGCCAACGAAGCAGGTCTGGCTGCTAGCAGGATTTATTTTCATATCCGGCATTGCTGGCGCTTTGACCATGCCCTTCCTGAACGTCATCATTAAGTACCAGCTCAATTGGGAAAATGAAGCCGTATCATCGCTGCTTGCAGCTAATTATTTCGTCTTGTTCATCGGCACTTTGCTGGTGCCTTCCGTGTTATCCCGGCTCGGCGAGGTCAAAACGTATATGCTGTTGTTCGCACTGACGATCGTATGCGCAGCCGTGCTGTCTGCCACCAGCTCGGCGGGCTTGTTCGCTAGCGCACTGCTGCTGCGGGGCGGGCTGTTCGCCTTCCTCAATACGCTGATCGACAGCAACACGATGTCGTCGCTGCCGGACGAGGACCGCAACAGCTTTGCGGGTCTGCGCTCTCTGTTTCGCAGCATAGGCGGCGCGGCGGCAGCCTATGCTGCAGGACTGATGCTGGAGCAGAAAAATGTCCAGCTCCCTTTTCTCATCACGGCCGTCGTTATGCTCATCAGCGCCGTTTATTTCTGGTATGTAGTCAGGCCGCTGTTGAACAAACAGAACATACAGAACAAGCAGAAAACGCAGCAGCAGCTCGAACCGTAAGGCTGAGCTGCATGGGCTGTTTCCTGTTATTATATTTCTTTAGCCCGGAAATAGACCAGGCCGCCGATAATAAATAGAAGCAAGCTGCCTATAATCGTCATAAACAAGTTCATCACAGGCATAGTGAAGGCACCGTAATTTTCGGAGCCCAGCGCCAGCATCGCAATCGTCGGCTGCGCCCAAGGATAAAAGGGGCCATATTCTGCTGAGTTGATGACTAATATATTCGGCAGCGTCAGCATGACGTTAATCGTCAGTGGCGCTGCAAAGCTGCTCCAGCCGGTAGAGGCCCACAACTGAAGCGCTGCTAATGGCAAGCAAGCGAGCCAGCCTCCCAGCAAGCCCAGCAGCATAAAATCCCAAGGAATTTCATGAAGTCCGCGGACAACACCTGTAATGAGCACCGCTGCCAAGAAAAGCAGCTGTACACCGATGAGCAGCTCGGAAACGAGCCAAAGCTTGGCAAAATAAAGCGATTTGCGCGATATTGGCAGTGCCAGCAGCTGCTTCCAACCTCCCCCTGCATGCTCATAGCGGCAAACGAAAGCCGCGAAGACGCCAGTCAAAATCGGCAAAAGCAGCACCGCATGAAACAACGCCATGGATGAATACAAGCCTTCATATTGCTCGGCAGGCGTGCCTTCTATTGGATTAGCGAGAATGCCTAAAACAAGAGCCAGCAGCGGACTAATAGGGACTAGCAGCCAGATAAAGGAGCGGGATAGCTTAAGCCGCTCGGATGCCAGCAGCCTCATGAATGCAGCCATTCTAGACCACATCCCTTCGGCCAAAATGCACAGAACCCAGCAAAAAAATAATTAGCCCGGTCAATATTCCTGCGCCGATATAAAGCTCTCCCTGCTCGCCTCTGAAGGCGAGCAGCGGCCAATTCAGCGGCAGCCACGTATATTTAGCCGGAAGATACATGGAAGCCAATGCGGTAACGATCCCGGCGCTAATGGAGAAGCCTTGATTGCGAAAGGTCATGCAGAGCCATAACATGCATGCAAGCATGGGCAGCGCACCTGCATAAGGATAGAAGCTTAGCCGCAGCACGTCCGTTAGCGGAAAGTGCCAGCCGAAGCCCAGCAGCACACCTAAAGCGACAGAGAACACAGCAAGCAGCAGGCAGGAGCAGGCCAGCAAAATCGCGCTCAGCGCAAATTTCGCAGAGAATACCGTCAGCCTTGATACAGGCAGCGCCAGCAGCTGTTTCCATGAGCCTGTGCCATGCTCCACATTTGCCAGCAGCGAGCTGACAAGCACGCAGCCGAGAAACAGCGAGATCGGCACAAACATGAAGATGTTATGCAGCAGCCCGCCCCATAAATCTTCGGCATACTGCTTCACCAAATAGTCATAGCGAAGCCCAAAATTGACGGCTTGCAGCAATACAACGCCAAAAGGAGCAAATATAACGAGCGCCCACAGCCCTTTGCGGCGTATTTTCAAAAAATCGGCAGATAGTGCCCTGAAAAGCATGCCCATCACTTCTGTCCCCCTTCCCCAACAATTTGCAGGAAAAGGTCCTCCAGCGATTTTCTTTTTTCTTCGATACGATATACGTCATGCTTGCGCGCTACTAATTGGTTCACCATCTGAGCCGCAGCGGCATCGCTTATTCCTTCCAGTCTAATAAGCGAGCCTTCTCTGACAGCGTCCAAACCCTGCTCATACAAGGTGAGCAGCGCCGCTTGCGGATCGGATACCCGCAGCTCGATTGTGCTTTGCGCCTTCTGCTGCAAATTTTGAATCGTATCCTGAAAAACAAGCTCCCCTTGCCTAACGATGCCTACCGTTCCCGCCATCTGTTCGACCTCGCTCAGCAAATGGCTGGAGATGAGCACCGTAATGCCATGCTGCCGAGGCATGCGCTTAATCAGCTCGCGAATTTCCAAAATGCCGGAAGGATCGAGGCCATTCGTGGGCTCATCCAAAATCAGCAGCTCTGGATTGCCCAGCAATGCGCTGGCGATGCCAAGCCGCTGCTTCATGCCCAGCGAATACCCCTTGACGGTCCGCCGTGCCTCCTTCGCAAGGCCAACGATATCCAGCACCTCGGCAATTCTCGCCCTTGGGACGTCGATAATTCGGCGAATGGCTTCCAAGTTGTCGACCGCGTTAAGATGTCCGTAATAGGACGGGTATTCCACCAGCGAGCCGACTTTGCGAAGGATGTTCAGCCGTTCCTTTTGCAGCTCCTTGCCGAAAATATGCACACTGCCGCCCGATGGCTTAATCAGCCCGAGCAGCATGCGGATGGTCGTCGTTTTCCCTGCGCCATTCGGCCCAAGAAAGCCGTAAATATCCCCTTTTTCAATGCGCAAATTCAGACCGGCTACAGCATAACGCCCTTTATATTTTTTACTAAGCCCTCTCGTTTCTATGACCCATTCGTTCATGTCTATCACCTCGAAAGCTAGAATAACGCATCAAGGTTAAAAGCAAGGAGCTTCTTTGTTTAAATTTTGTTTAAAAAATAACCCGCCGCCGCTTCCGGATAGATTAGAATGCGTGTGCCATCAGCTGTGCTGTCAATATGCCAGGCCAGCCCCATCTCGCGGACCAAATAATGGACGATCGCAAGGCCGATGCCTGCCCCTTTCTCCTTCGAGGCCGACTGGGTGCCGGGTCCCCGATCCGAAATGACGAGTGCCGAATGCTCGCCTTGCTGCACGATGGCAACGCCAATGTAGCCGCCGTCAGCGGCATGGCGCATAACATTTTGGAACAGATTGTCCAAAATGCGACGGAAGCCGTCCTTGTCCACACGCCATACAAGCGCCTGCTCGGGCAGTTCAATATCTGCCGCCAGCCCTTCGCGCTCCCAAAGCGGATACCAAGAGGCTGCGCTTTCCCTGACAAGCCGCAGCACATCCTGCGGTGCCAGCTCAAGCGGATACCTTCCGCTGGTCATCAGCGTATACGAGAGCAGATTTTCGATCAGGCTGCTGACCGTATCGATTTTATTTTCCAGCTGCTTAACGGTTTCGCGTCCCGCCTGACTGAGCGGCTCCTTATGCAGCGTATACAGCTGGCCGCCCATTACCGTCATCGGCGTACGCAGATCATGCGATAAATTCGCGATCAGCTCCTTGCGCAGCTCCTCCTCTTCGCGTTCCCTTTGCCTGCCCGCTCTAAGCTGCAAAATCATTTCATTAAAAGCGATTTCGAGCTGCCCAATCTCATCCTGCTTCTCCTGCTCCACCAGAAGCGGCAGCCCTTCTTCTCCCTGCCTCGTCATAGCCGCCTGCAAACGCAGCAGGCGCCTGCGAATATGGCGAAAAAACAGCAGCGACATTGCCACGAAGAACAGGAAAACCAGGATGAGAAAAAGAATATAAAACGGGGCTCCGGAAATGAGCGGCGTATTGCTTTGCACAAGCGAACGCGGCAATTGCATCGCCATGAAGCCTTGGCCAAGCGGCTTATCGCCAATAAAGGCAACAACCGTAAACGTATCCGATCCGGTATTTTCTTTCATAAACTGGATGGCATCTTCATTCGACCACGACACTGGCAATCTATTCTGCCCGCCAAGCTCCAGCTTCGTCTTTCCCTCTCCATCGACCCAAAAGAAGGAAGCATCGGGATAGCTCTCCCGCAGCTTTCGCAGCGTTTCATTGATATGCTGGCTGGATGCACCGGACAGCACGGCCGCCTGCTGATGAAACATTAGCTCAATCTCGCTGCTCTTGCCATACTTAAGCTCCTGCATGTCCTGCTCCTGAACCGCAACTCCCAGAAAATAATACAAAATCGTCGCTACTGGAAACACGATCGGCACGAACAGAAACGCCGATAAAATAATGAGCAAATATTTCGATTGCAGCGATTGAAACAAACGGCCGCCTTTGCGTGTCCGCCACTCCTTCTTTTCCCGCTTCACGGCTTCACCCGGTAACCGATACCCCGTACCGTCTCAATGATCTCGGGATGAGCCGGGTCCTTCTCCAGCTTCTCGCGCAAATAGCGAATATGTACCATCAGCGTCTTGTCCCCTTCCAGGTAAGTTTCGCCCCATACACCCTCATAAATTTGCTCCTTCGTCATAATCTGCCCCAAATGGCGCAGCAGGTAGGAGAAGATTTGAAACTGCTTGCCTGTCAAAAGAATTTCCTCGCCCGTTTCCCGATTTTCAATGCGGTTTTCCTGTTCAAAAACAAGCCAATGCTTGACCGCCAGCGGCTCAGCCGCAACGCTCGCAAAGCGGCGCAGCAATACCTCGACCCTTGCCGTCAGCTCATCAGGATGAAACGGCTTCGTCAAATAATCATCAGCAAACTGCAAGCCTTGCAGCTTATCATCAATCGCCGTACGCGCCGAAAGCATGAGAATCGGCATACTCGGCTCTGCCTTTTTCAGCCGCTGCCCAATCGTAAAGCCATCTAGTCCCGGCAGCATCACATCCAAAATCGCCAGTGAACAGCCCGCCGCTGCCTCCAGCGCCCGTTCGCCGCTCAGCAGCCACTGCACCTCATAGCCCCGCTCCTGCAAATGCGCATAAACGAACTGCCCAATTTCCTTGTCATCCTCAATATATAAAAGCTTTACACTCATCGCGGTTTCCCCTCCCAAGCTACAGCAAAGGTTATCAAGCTGCTATACTTTGAAATATTACGCAGCAGCCTAATTAAGTGTAATGTAATCAAGACTGCTATACAACGGCGCGAGCTTGGGCGCTTATTTGCACATTATTAAATAGACGAACCTAGCCCAAAAACCAAGACCTTCGCCGGCCTTGGTTTTTGGGCTGAATGCTTTTATTATTCTGCCTCTTACAGATGATCATATTGCATAGACTTACTTCTGCATTCCAATTCAATTCTAAGCCTACCAGCCAAAATCAAGCGTCTTGCCCGTCTCCGCCAGCGTCTTAATATTGCTGAGAATCATCCACCAGCTCGTCTTCGTATTTTCATACGACGGGTGGCCGGCTGGCCACTTATCATTGACCAGCGTCAGCTTCGTGCAGCCGCCGACCTTCTCAAGCGACAGCGTAAGCCGCGTCTCGAGCTCCGCATGATTTTCACGATATGAGGGCCCCGGGTGCTCCGTACAGCTGAATAGCTCATTTGGCTTATATTCCAGCACCGTTCCGTATACATGCACAACCTCTTCGCCCTTCTCATTTGGCCCGATGTACTCATAATGGGCACCTGGCTCAAACGTCGAATGCAGCGTGCTGCCAAAAAAGATTTTGCGCGTGTTTTCTGGCTTCATGAACGCATTCCAGACGTCCTCCGGCTCGGCATTCACATAAAAATCATATCTCAAATCCATACCTACACTCCTCCGCAATCGTGAATGGGCTGACCTTATACTTAAAAAATAGGAAAGGATATGATTTTTCCACCCTTTCGCTATATTTCCCGGAATGAAACGCGCCGCGCCGAGAGAGGACGGCGAAAGCCGTTTCACCTTATCTTGCTAGTATGCTTGGCTATGATAAAATTATTATAACGTGCAAATAACAACAAGTATTGTAAAAACGCGACAACGACTATGACAATAAATTGCGGAGGAATTCATAATGAGCGCAAACATGCAACGACCGAGCATGGGCCTTCTCCATTTGCAGGAGGGGGAGAAAAATTTTCAGCTTGCGCGTTATGCGCCTTCCGAGGATATTGCTTTTTTCGTCAAGCATTTCTGGATCGTGAGCTGGGACTTGACTGAGCAAAAACAATATTTGCAGGAGGTTGTGCCCAATCCATGCGTGAACCTTATCATTCAGCAAGGAAGAAGCGGCATTTTCGGGGCGGCCAAGCAGAAGTATAGTTATCTCGTAGAAGGCAAAGGCTGCGTATTCGGCGCGAAATTTCGCCC from the Paenibacillus sp. BIHB 4019 genome contains:
- a CDS encoding ABC transporter ATP-binding protein — translated: MNEWVIETRGLSKKYKGRYAVAGLNLRIEKGDIYGFLGPNGAGKTTTIRMLLGLIKPSGGSVHIFGKELQKERLNILRKVGSLVEYPSYYGHLNAVDNLEAIRRIIDVPRARIAEVLDIVGLAKEARRTVKGYSLGMKQRLGIASALLGNPELLILDEPTNGLDPSGILEIRELIKRMPRQHGITVLISSHLLSEVEQMAGTVGIVRQGELVFQDTIQNLQQKAQSTIELRVSDPQAALLTLYEQGLDAVREGSLIRLEGISDAAAAQMVNQLVARKHDVYRIEEKRKSLEDLFLQIVGEGGQK
- the nikB gene encoding nickel ABC transporter permease subunit NikB, which encodes MISYIGRRLLAIVPIILFAILITFVLIQVSPVDPAEAYLTAAHIHPTEELLAEKRHEFGLDQPLLVQYGRTVVKMAQLDFGTSYMTNEPVWEDVVSKMPATVQLAVSSILFAMLVSIPLGFLSAIYKNSPIDHFSRGLSYFGASIPQFWLGYLLMFFFAVKLDLLPVEGKGSWENLVLPTLTLSLALIAIYTRLLRASVLEQLQESYVLYARTRGIKQRIIMVKHVLKIAISPVITGLGMNFGKLLTGTIIVEQVFSWPGFGRYFVDAIFNRDIPVIQCYVFLAACLFIICNLIVDLVQLYMDPRISLKGRTDQ
- a CDS encoding MFS transporter; this encodes MFGYGKAIKQLAPAAKWLIFSEICFGMTMGLSSLVLNLYFLSKGVNEEAIGHLTSVSTLIGGAVGIPASMLAGRLGRKRIMVSGICMMSGSFALFAMSDHLLLYYGAQAMLSCGIVFIVATETQLLFQYNRSREAETQAYSLFLAVFMFFNIGGTLLGGYLPRWLGTPADHYEPQLWLASMFMLLLAIIRGWKLPSDRQAAVKKATQEAQQRGIGPQDTAKDRKAGAGSSEHRAAVGKASDSRKFAHSLTRLLPTKQVWLLAGFIFISGIAGALTMPFLNVIIKYQLNWENEAVSSLLAANYFVLFIGTLLVPSVLSRLGEVKTYMLLFALTIVCAAVLSATSSAGLFASALLLRGGLFAFLNTLIDSNTMSSLPDEDRNSFAGLRSLFRSIGGAAAAYAAGLMLEQKNVQLPFLITAVVMLISAVYFWYVVRPLLNKQNIQNKQKTQQQLEP
- a CDS encoding ABC transporter permease, with amino-acid sequence MGMLFRALSADFLKIRRKGLWALVIFAPFGVVLLQAVNFGLRYDYLVKQYAEDLWGGLLHNIFMFVPISLFLGCVLVSSLLANVEHGTGSWKQLLALPVSRLTVFSAKFALSAILLACSCLLLAVFSVALGVLLGFGWHFPLTDVLRLSFYPYAGALPMLACMLWLCMTFRNQGFSISAGIVTALASMYLPAKYTWLPLNWPLLAFRGEQGELYIGAGILTGLIIFLLGSVHFGRRDVV
- a CDS encoding SRPBCC domain-containing protein, with the translated sequence MDLRYDFYVNAEPEDVWNAFMKPENTRKIFFGSTLHSTFEPGAHYEYIGPNEKGEEVVHVYGTVLEYKPNELFSCTEHPGPSYRENHAELETRLTLSLEKVGGCTKLTLVNDKWPAGHPSYENTKTSWWMILSNIKTLAETGKTLDFGW
- the nikA gene encoding nickel ABC transporter substrate-binding protein, encoding MIRTTKKTLLSIAATIFLVSTVLMACTKQEAAPSASSGTTENAAVVTEKAITLSWPRDIGTMNPHTYNPSQLFAQSMIYEPLVSYKAGGKLEPMLAESWTISEDGKEYTFKLRQNVKFSDGTAFNAAIVKKNFDAVMKNPSLHSWLGVINVLDKTEVVDEYTFKMTLKQAYYPAIQDLSLVRPVRFLGEAGFPDDGDTSKGIKEPVGTGPWMLAEYKKDEYAVFTRNPNYWGESPKIDKITVKIIPDAETRVLAFEKGELDLIYGEGVISMDAFNSLKESGKYATQLSEPVGTRSLLLNTTNDKLSDLRVRLALQAGFNKQAMVEGITLGLEEKADTILSKNFPYTNIDVQPVEYNTDKAAAYLDEAGWKLPSGKAVREKDGQALELELIFDKTDPIQKAMAETMQAEWSAIGVKLNITGLELTTQIQRRKAGEFDLDFWYNYGAPYDPHSFINVVAEKGWGVSEANSGLPMKQELDQQIHEALASTDETKRQQLYSTILLTLQEQSAIVPISYIKKTVVLQNKVTDFAFPANRDENPFEGININQ
- a CDS encoding ABC transporter permease; translation: MAAFMRLLASERLKLSRSFIWLLVPISPLLALVLGILANPIEGTPAEQYEGLYSSMALFHAVLLLPILTGVFAAFVCRYEHAGGGWKQLLALPISRKSLYFAKLWLVSELLIGVQLLFLAAVLITGVVRGLHEIPWDFMLLGLLGGWLACLPLAALQLWASTGWSSFAAPLTINVMLTLPNILVINSAEYGPFYPWAQPTIAMLALGSENYGAFTMPVMNLFMTIIGSLLLFIIGGLVYFRAKEI
- a CDS encoding cytochrome c biogenesis protein CcdC, which gives rise to MNGSVYVFIILIAGLILWRRTRSFYRPIRGSGIRLLLPLLFMLPGFMIFLNPHIHAPLLEWLLAIVIGLALSIPLIWTTNYEVREDQQIYAKKNRGFIVAFLAILGIRLLLRNYVSMLDPETFAALFMVIAFSYIIPWRVMSYLKFRKLARERLAA
- a CDS encoding response regulator transcription factor is translated as MSVKLLYIEDDKEIGQFVYAHLQERGYEVQWLLSGERALEAAAGCSLAILDVMLPGLDGFTIGQRLKKAEPSMPILMLSARTAIDDKLQGLQFADDYLTKPFHPDELTARVEVLLRRFASVAAEPLAVKHWLVFEQENRIENRETGEEILLTGKQFQIFSYLLRHLGQIMTKEQIYEGVWGETYLEGDKTLMVHIRYLREKLEKDPAHPEIIETVRGIGYRVKP
- a CDS encoding HAMP domain-containing sensor histidine kinase, with protein sequence MKREKKEWRTRKGGRLFQSLQSKYLLIILSAFLFVPIVFPVATILYYFLGVAVQEQDMQELKYGKSSEIELMFHQQAAVLSGASSQHINETLRKLRESYPDASFFWVDGEGKTKLELGGQNRLPVSWSNEDAIQFMKENTGSDTFTVVAFIGDKPLGQGFMAMQLPRSLVQSNTPLISGAPFYILFLILVFLFFVAMSLLFFRHIRRRLLRLQAAMTRQGEEGLPLLVEQEKQDEIGQLEIAFNEMILQLRAGRQREREEEELRKELIANLSHDLRTPMTVMGGQLYTLHKEPLSQAGRETVKQLENKIDTVSSLIENLLSYTLMTSGRYPLELAPQDVLRLVRESAASWYPLWEREGLAADIELPEQALVWRVDKDGFRRILDNLFQNVMRHAADGGYIGVAIVQQGEHSALVISDRGPGTQSASKEKGAGIGLAIVHYLVREMGLAWHIDSTADGTRILIYPEAAAGYFLNKI